From a single Thermincola ferriacetica genomic region:
- a CDS encoding ribose-phosphate diphosphokinase, whose protein sequence is MPIFNRKLKIFSGNANHSLAEEIAEYLGVSIGESKVSRFSDGEIQVKINESVRGADVFVVQPTCDPVNENIMELLIMIDALKRASARRITAVMPYYGYARQDRKARARDPITAKLMANLITASGAMRVITMDLHAGQIQGFFDIPVDHLPGVPILAEYFNNKNFSDVLVVSPDLGGVTRARDLAERIGAAIAIIDKRRPEPNVAEIMNIIGDVKGKTVIMIDDIIDTAGTITQGAQALLDRGAKEIYCCCTHPVLSGPAIERLQNSPIKEVVITNTIPLPESKKIDKIKALSVAPLLGEAIIRIHEDLSVSKLFD, encoded by the coding sequence ATGCCAATTTTCAACCGGAAGCTAAAAATCTTTTCAGGTAATGCTAATCACAGTCTGGCCGAGGAGATTGCAGAGTATTTGGGCGTTTCTATCGGAGAGTCGAAGGTATCGAGGTTTAGTGACGGGGAAATTCAGGTGAAAATTAACGAAAGTGTCCGGGGCGCAGATGTCTTTGTTGTACAACCCACCTGTGACCCGGTAAATGAAAATATAATGGAACTGTTGATCATGATAGATGCTCTAAAGAGAGCCTCAGCTCGCCGGATTACGGCGGTTATGCCCTATTATGGCTATGCCCGGCAGGACCGGAAAGCCCGGGCCAGAGACCCCATAACAGCCAAACTTATGGCCAACCTGATAACGGCCAGCGGGGCCATGCGCGTTATTACCATGGACCTGCATGCCGGGCAAATCCAGGGATTTTTTGATATTCCGGTAGACCACCTGCCCGGGGTTCCGATATTGGCGGAATACTTCAACAACAAAAACTTCAGTGATGTGCTGGTAGTATCGCCAGATTTAGGTGGCGTGACCCGGGCCAGGGACCTGGCAGAAAGGATTGGCGCAGCAATTGCCATAATTGACAAGAGAAGGCCGGAACCCAACGTTGCGGAAATTATGAATATTATCGGTGATGTAAAGGGAAAAACTGTCATCATGATTGATGATATCATTGATACGGCCGGAACCATTACCCAGGGAGCGCAGGCGCTTTTAGACAGGGGCGCCAAAGAGATTTATTGCTGCTGCACCCATCCTGTACTGTCCGGGCCGGCCATTGAGCGGCTGCAGAATTCGCCGATTAAAGAAGTGGTTATTACTAATACCATCCCGTTGCCTGAAAGCAAAAAGATTGACAAGATCAAGGCGCTTTCTGTTGCTCCGCTGTTGGGAGAAGCCATTATACGCATTCACGAGGATTTGTCAGTAAGTAAGTTGTTTGATTGA
- the rlmH gene encoding 23S rRNA (pseudouridine(1915)-N(3))-methyltransferase RlmH — protein sequence MHINIIAVGKIKEKYLIAGINEYLKRLKPYAKVEVTEVPDEREPENASAAEQELVREREGEKILRHIKQGATVVALAIDGKMLSSEGLADQLRNWALQGKSELCFVIGGSLGLPKKVLERADLQLSFGKMTFPHQLMRLIMVEQLYRAFKINRGEKYHK from the coding sequence ATGCATATCAACATTATTGCTGTCGGCAAAATTAAAGAAAAATACCTCATAGCCGGGATAAATGAATACTTGAAAAGGCTTAAGCCCTATGCCAAAGTAGAAGTAACGGAAGTTCCCGATGAACGGGAACCGGAGAACGCTTCGGCAGCGGAGCAGGAACTGGTTCGGGAACGGGAAGGGGAGAAGATATTAAGGCACATTAAACAGGGTGCAACCGTAGTGGCCCTTGCTATTGACGGAAAGATGCTTTCATCGGAGGGCCTGGCGGACCAGTTGCGGAACTGGGCCCTGCAGGGAAAAAGTGAGCTTTGCTTCGTTATCGGCGGTTCTCTGGGCCTGCCCAAGAAGGTATTGGAGCGGGCGGATTTGCAATTGTCTTTCGGAAAAATGACCTTCCCCCATCAGCTTATGCGGCTGATTATGGTGGAGCAGTTGTACAGGGCGTTTAAGATTAACAGGGGGGAGAAGTATCATAAATGA